A single genomic interval of Xyrauchen texanus isolate HMW12.3.18 chromosome 8, RBS_HiC_50CHRs, whole genome shotgun sequence harbors:
- the LOC127648322 gene encoding E3 ubiquitin/ISG15 ligase TRIM25-like, giving the protein MAGASISVDQDQFCCPVCLDLLKDPVTIPCGHSYCMSCITDCWNQDDLRGVYRCPQCRKTFTQRPDLSKNVVFAEMVTKLKKTRIQENPCYAGAADVECDVCTGRKQKAVKSCLVCLNSYCQNHLEQHKNFFKSKRHNLIDATGRLQEMICPLHDKMLEIYCRTDQRCICMLCMVDEHKNHNTISAAAARTEKQRDLLQTQSKLQQRIKDKEKDVQELREFQLCILQCSAQTAVEDCELIFTELISSIERRCSEVTQLIRDQEKAAVSRAEELLMQLEQEIDDLRRRNAEMQQLSHTNDHIHFLQSFQSLCLFGSAVRIKISSHLSYDPVGKSVSQLRDKLQHFCRGEIEKISARVRGTKIIQNSGQFSLDLNTVNPLLHFSERNNMLTFSDTKHYPDYRWVYKEREGGGGCLEFEWSGK; this is encoded by the exons ATGGCAGGAGCCAGTATTTCAGTGGATCAGGATCAGTTCTGTTGTCCGGTGTGTTTGGATCTCCTGAAGGATCCAGTGACCATTCCCTGTGGACACAGTTACTGTATGAGCTGTATTACAGACTGCTGGAATCAGGATGATCTGAGGGGAGTCTATAGATGTCCTCAATGCAGAAAAACCTTCACTCAAAGACCTGATTTAAGTAAAAACGTGGTGTTTGCTGAAATGGTGACGAAACTGAAGAAGACGAGAATCCAAGAGAATCCCTGTTACGCTGGTGCTGCAGATGTGGAGTGTGACGTCTGTACTGGAAGAAAACAGAAAGCCGTCAAGTCCTGTCTGGTGTGTCTCAACTCTTACTGTCAGAATCATCTTGAACAACATAAGAATTTCTTCAAGAGTAAGAGACACAACTTGATTGATGCCACTGGAAGACTCCAGGAGATGATCTGCCCTCTACATGATAAAATGCTGGAAATTTACTGCCGCACTGACCAGAGGTGTATTTGTATGTTGTGTATGGTGGATGAACACAAGAATCACAACACTATATCAGCTGCAGCAGCAAGGACTGAGAAACAG AGAGATTTGTTGCAAACACAGAGTAAACTGCAGCAGAGAATCAAGGATAAAGAGAAAGATGTTCAGGAGTTGAGAGAATT TCAATTGTGTATTTTACAGTGCTCTGCGCAGACAGCAGTGGAGGACTGTGAGCTGATCTTCACTGAGTTGATCTCATCCATTGAGAGAAGGTGCTCTGAGGTGACACAGCTGATCAGAGATCAGGAAAAGGCTGCAGTGAGTCGAGCTGAAGAACTCTTGATGCAACTGGAGCAGGAGATTGATGATCTGAGGAGGAGAAATGCTGAGATGCAGCAGCTTTCACACACAAATGATCACATCCACTTCCTGCAG aGTTTCCAGTCTCTTTGTCTCTTTGGATCTGCAGTCAGAATAAAAATCAGCTCTCATCTCTCATATGATCCTGTTGGGAAATCTGTCTCTCAACTCAGAGACAAATTGCAGCATTTCTGCAGAGGGGAGATAGAGAAGATATCTGCTAGAG TGAGAGGCACTAAGATCATACAAA ATTCAGGTCAGTTCAGTCTGGATCTGAACACAGTGAATCCACTTCTCCATTTCTCAGAGAGGAACAACATGTTGACCTTCTCTGACACCAAGCACTATCCTGATTATCGTTGGGTgtataaagagagagaggggggaggtGGTTGCTTGGAGTTTGAGTGGAGTGGGAAGTAA
- the LOC127648305 gene encoding tripartite motif-containing protein 16-like, translating into MAGSSISVTQDQFCCPVCLDLLKDPVTIPCGHSYCMNCITDCFNEDHNTGIYKCPQCRQTFTTRPALCKNVVFAEMVEKLKDTKIQETPCYAGPADVECDVCTGIKQKAVKSCLVCLNSYCQNHLEQHENLFKSKRHSLIEATGRLQEMICPQHDKMLEMYCRTDKKCICVLCMVDEHKNHDIVSAAAEITEKQRDLEETQSKLQQRIKDKEKDVQELREAMMFHKRSAQTAVDDCELIFTELISSIERRRSEVTQLIRDQEKAAVSRAEELLEHLVQEIDDLRRRDNEIQQFLHTDDHIQFVQSFGFLSVPPGSTDSINVTSHLSYDHVVKSVSQLIGKLEQFCTEETEKIHKRVSNIEIFLTPEFSTRDEFQQYFHPFTLDLNTVNPYLCLSEDNKRVTATKTPQRYPDHPDRFDHWLGVLCNESVSGCCYWEVEWSGNRGVDIAVAYKSIRRKGRGKEFDFGCNDQSWRLFCSPSSYSFAHNNIETKLPVVHSSSRIGVYVDHSAGVLSFYSVSDTMNLIHRVHTTFTQPLYPVFGLYWGSTVKLCTLI; encoded by the exons ATGGCAGGATCCAGTATTTCAGTAACTCAGGATCAGTTCTGTTGTCCGGTGTGTTTGGATCTCCTGAAGGATCCAGTGACCATTCCCTGTGGACACAGTTACTGTATGAACTGTATTACAGACTGCTTTAATGAAGATCATAATACAGGGATATACAAATGCCCTCAGTGCAGACAGACCTTCACTACAAGACCTGCTTTATGTAAAAATGTGGTGTTTGCTGAGATGGTGGAGAAACTGAAGGACACGAAAATCCAAGAGACTCCCTGTTACGCTGGTCCTGCAGATGTGGAGTGTGACGTCTGTACTGGAATAAAACAGAAAGCTGTCAAGTCCTGTCTGGTGTGTCTCAACTCTTACTGTCAGAATCATCTAGAACAACATGAAAATCTCTTCAAGAGTAAGAGACACAGCTTGATTGAGGCCACTGGACGACTCCAGGAGATGATCTGCCCTCAACATGATAAAATGCTGGAAATGTACTGTCGAACAGACAAGAAGTGTATTTGTGTGCTGTGTATGGTGGATGAACACAAGAACCACGACATTGTATCAGCAGCAGCAGAGATAACTGAGAAACAG AGAGATTTGGAGGAAACGCAGAGTAAACTCCAACAGAGAATCAAGGATAAAGAGAAAGATGTTCAGGAGCTGAGAGAGGCTATGATGTTTCACAAG CGCTCTGCGCAGACAGCAGTGGATGACTGTGAGCTGATCTTCACTGAGTTGATCTCATCCATAGAGAGAAGGCGCTCTGAGGTGACACAGCTGATCAGAGATCAGGAAAAGGCTGCAGTGAGTCGAGCTGAAGAACTCTTGGAGCACCTGGTTCAGGAGATTGATGATCTGAGGAGAAGAGACAATGAGATACAGCAGTTTTTACACACTGATGATCATATTCAGTTTGTGCAG AGTTTCGGGTTTCTATCTGTGCCTCCTGGATCTACTGACAGCATCAATGTCACTTCTCATCTCTCTTATGATCATGTGGTGAAATCTGTATCTCAACTCATAGGCAAACTTGAGCAGTTCTGCACAGAGGAGACTGAGAAGATACATAAAAGAG TGAGTAACATTGAGATCTTTCTCACTCCTGAATTCAGCACCAGGGACGAGTTCCAACAAT ATTTCCATCCGTTCACTCTGGATCTGAACACAGTGAATCCGTATCTCTGTCTCTCTGAGGACAACAAAAGGGTCACTGCCACTAAGACACCCCAGCgctatcctgatcatccagacagATTTGATCATTGGTTAGGGGTGTTGTGTAATGAGAGTGTGAGTGGATGCTGTTACTGGGAGGTGGAGTGGAGTGGGAATCGTGGTGTGGATATAGCAGTGGCATATAAGAGCATCAGGAGGAAGGGACGCGGTAAAGAATTTGATTTTGGATGTAATGATCAGTCCTGGAGATTGTTTTGCTCTCCTTCCAGTTACTCATTTGCACACAATAACATTGAGACTAAACTCCCTGTAGTCCACAGCTCCAGTAGAATAGGAGTGTATGTGGATCACAGTGCAGGAGTtttgtccttctacagcgtctctgacacaatGAACCTCATCCACAGAGTCCACACCACATTCACTCAACCTCTGTATCCTGTGTTTGGACTATATTGGGGTTCAACAGTGAAACTTTGTACTCTTATATGA